In Ignavibacteriales bacterium, the sequence TTTTCAGCGACCATGTCATCCGAGGTCAAACGGTTAGCCGAAACCTGGACTCGGCAGGCATTCGAAGTAAACATTATGCCGGATAAGGTTGCCGTAGAAAGTGTTGAACAAATCACGTATATCACCACCTACAATCAAAAGGCAGCGCTCGTTTATAATCTGATTATGCAGAAGCACTTAGATCGCGTGCTGATGTTTGTCAATCGTAAAGATGAGGCACGCCGTGTGAAGGAACTGCTCGAGACGTATGGGGTCAGCTGCGCACTTCTTTCAGGCGATGTAGAACAACATCAGCGCATCCGCAGACTGGAACGGTTCCGTGAAGGAAAGATCCGTGTGCTGGTCGCCACGGATGTCGCCTCGCGCGGGCTTCACGTCGAAGGAATCTCCCACGTTATCAATTATAATATGCCGCAAGATGTGGAAGAGTATGTACACCGTATCGGCCGTACCGGGCGCGCCGGTGCGAACGGAATTTCAATTAACTTCGCTGACGAAGATGATGCGTACGAACTCGTGAAACTTGAAGAATATTTAGGGAAAAAAATCAAGTGCACGTATCCTGATGAAAATTTAACCGCTCCCATTCCTCCACTCCCACCGCATCGTTCAACTGAAAAAGAGGAACACGCAGGATATCACCGCCGAAATAGCTCAAGACAGAATAGAAGATAATATCCGTACACTTCTCCGACCGCTTATAGCGATCGGAGAGGTGTGAATAGATGCATGTAAAAGCGCGTTTGCATTCTTTCACATTTTCGAGTATTTTAAAACAGAACGTTCGGTACGGCAACGCCACTCCGTTATCGGTCGAAACCATGATTTTTCTCTTCGGTTTTTCCGGTTGTAAGAGAACTCTCTTTCAGAAAATGGTGTTCATCAATATGTGGCTAAACTCAGAACAACGGAATATATCGTATGACAACTTATAAAGAATTAGGATTGGTTAATTCGAAAGAGTTATTCCAGAAAGCTATAAAAGGCGGATACGCAATTCCGGCTTTTAATTTTAACAACTTGGAACAATTGCAGGCAATCATCGGAGCGTGTGTGGAAACCAAATCGCCTGTCATCCTTCAAGTATCGAGCGGTGCGCGTAAATACGCAAATCAGACCTTGCTCAGGTTCCTTGCACAGGGTGCAGTGGAATATGCAAAAGAATTGGGCTACGCAATTCCTATCGTACTGCATTTAGATCACGGCGATACGTTTGAACTTTGCAAATCGTGTATTGAATCCGGATTTTCTTCGGTAATGATCGATGGTTCGCATCATCCCTACGACAAGAATGTGGAACTGACCCGCCAGGTCGTTGAATACGCTCATAAGTATGACGTAACTGTTGAAGGCGAACTGGGCGTCTTGGCTGGCATTGAAGATGAAGTCTCCAGCGCCGTTACCCATTACACGAAGCCGGCAGAAGTGGAAGATTTTGTGAAGAAGACTGGCGTGGATTCGCTGGCGATTTCGATTGGTACATCGCACGGTGCGAATAAATTCACGCCTGCTCAATGCACGCGATCCGCAGATGGTGTATTGAATCCACCGCCATTACGGTTTGATATTCTGGAAGAAGTGGAAAAACGAATTCCCGGTTTTCCGATCGTTCTCCATGGTGCTTCCTCTGTGCCCGTCGATTTGGTAAATATTATTAACGCTAACGGCGGTAAGTTGAAAGATGCAGTTGGTATCCCTGAAGACCAGCTTCGCAAAGCGGCAGCTTCGGCAGTGTGCAAAGTAAACATCGATTCGGATGGACGTTTGGCTATGACGGCGGCAATTCGTAAAACATTAGCAGACAACCCTGCCGAGTTTGATCCGCGCAAGTATCTAGGACCAGCCCGCGATGCGCTCAAAGTGCTTTACAAGCACAAAGTCACAAACGTGCTTGGCAGTGCCGGCAAAGCGTAAGCACTGTTTCCAATGGAATAATTGAAAATCCCGCCTTGAGCGGGATTTTTTTATTGGGCAATATCTCATTTTTCCTGCAAACACAGTAATAACAGCATTACCATAAAGAATTGCTTTCTGCAAATCCACTCACTGTGATAGGAACCCTTGAATCCTATTCTGCAGTTATTTACATTGATATTGATTTCTTTTCCACGCGTGCAAACCACACCTTAATTCATGGAGGACGTATGAGAATCACTCGCAATGTTTTTATATGTATACTCGCAATCACTCTTGCTGGATGTTCCTCGTTGGTGCTTCGTCCGGCAGATTTTTCATGGCCCATTGAAGTTGCTGTCAAACCAGACGGAAAAGGAAATATACAGGAAGCACGATATCAGGTGAGCTTCAATGTAAAAGCGCTCTTGTTTGAAGAACTGCAAGACTCGGTTGCTGTTACCAAACATACACTTCACATATT encodes:
- a CDS encoding class II fructose-1,6-bisphosphate aldolase, whose product is MTTYKELGLVNSKELFQKAIKGGYAIPAFNFNNLEQLQAIIGACVETKSPVILQVSSGARKYANQTLLRFLAQGAVEYAKELGYAIPIVLHLDHGDTFELCKSCIESGFSSVMIDGSHHPYDKNVELTRQVVEYAHKYDVTVEGELGVLAGIEDEVSSAVTHYTKPAEVEDFVKKTGVDSLAISIGTSHGANKFTPAQCTRSADGVLNPPPLRFDILEEVEKRIPGFPIVLHGASSVPVDLVNIINANGGKLKDAVGIPEDQLRKAAASAVCKVNIDSDGRLAMTAAIRKTLADNPAEFDPRKYLGPARDALKVLYKHKVTNVLGSAGKA